One genomic window of Bartonella sp. JB63 includes the following:
- a CDS encoding ComF family protein: MNKLIKRLITILYPPICYGCAKIVSDYGIICPGCWKDLQFITKPYCPIMGTPFAYDMGEGFLSGEAIQNPPPFSSLRSAVVHKGLARTLAKQLKYGDRLELVSFMANSMILAGHEIINDCDFIIPIPLHFRRFFVRRYNQSAELARYIAEKKKKPFKPGWLVRYRHTRPQVGLYAKERKMNMQNAFKVPSEVKTHLKGRSILLVDDVLTTGVTVTVAAKTLKHAGAQKVNVLTFSRVLKDNFTLPYYWEFI, from the coding sequence TTGAATAAATTAATCAAGCGTTTAATAACAATTTTGTATCCACCAATTTGTTATGGATGTGCAAAAATTGTTTCCGATTATGGGATTATTTGTCCTGGCTGTTGGAAAGATCTTCAATTCATCACAAAACCCTACTGTCCTATTATGGGAACTCCTTTTGCGTACGATATGGGAGAAGGCTTTCTTAGCGGTGAAGCTATTCAGAATCCTCCTCCCTTTTCGTCTTTACGCTCAGCTGTTGTTCATAAAGGTTTAGCGCGAACTTTAGCAAAACAATTGAAATATGGTGACCGTTTAGAATTAGTATCTTTTATGGCGAATTCGATGATACTTGCTGGACATGAAATTATTAATGATTGCGACTTTATTATTCCTATTCCTTTACATTTTCGTCGTTTTTTTGTGAGACGTTATAATCAATCTGCTGAACTTGCTCGCTATATTGCAGAAAAAAAGAAAAAACCTTTCAAACCTGGCTGGCTTGTCCGTTACCGACACACACGCCCACAGGTTGGTTTATATGCCAAAGAACGAAAAATGAATATGCAAAATGCTTTTAAGGTACCTAGTGAAGTTAAAACGCATCTAAAAGGACGCTCTATTTTGCTTGTTGATGATGTTTTGACAACAGGTGTAACGGTTACTGTAGCAGCTAAAACATTAAAACATGCAGGTGCACAAAAGGTTAATGTATTGACATTTTCGCGTGTCTTAAAAGACAATTTTACTTTGCCTTATTATTGGGAATTTATTTAA
- the grxC gene encoding glutaredoxin 3 encodes MKEITLYTRPNCPYCIKARALLDQKGVKYIDIDASTSLRQQMVQRANGRNTFPQIFIGDYHVGGCDDLYALDTEGKLDSLLKDA; translated from the coding sequence ATGAAAGAAATCACACTTTATACACGTCCTAACTGTCCTTATTGCATAAAAGCGCGTGCTTTGCTTGATCAAAAAGGAGTAAAATACATTGATATTGATGCATCAACTTCTCTTCGCCAACAAATGGTGCAACGAGCAAATGGGCGTAATACATTCCCACAAATTTTTATAGGAGATTATCATGTTGGGGGATGTGATGATCTTTATGCTTTAGATACTGAAGGAAAGCTTGATTCTCTACTGAAAGATGCTTAA
- the ubiG gene encoding bifunctional 2-polyprenyl-6-hydroxyphenol methylase/3-demethylubiquinol 3-O-methyltransferase UbiG → MINEMPTTIDQSEIDHFSRISAEWWDPQGKFRLLHNFNPTRLAYIKEKICLAFDRNPISLMPFEGLKILDIGCGGGLLCEPMARLGATVIGVDAAQTNIEVAKIHAMEGGLSIDYRTTTAEALASAGEQFDVILNMEVVEHVMNVDLFIEVTAKMLKPQGLIFVATLNRTWKAWGLAIVGAEYILKWLPKGTHDYKKFLKPQELKKLLCTNSLAIIDEIGITYNPLTDSWNPSRDMDVNYILLAKRP, encoded by the coding sequence ATGATAAATGAGATGCCTACAACAATTGATCAGAGTGAAATTGATCATTTTTCGCGTATTTCTGCTGAGTGGTGGGATCCACAAGGAAAATTTCGACTACTTCACAATTTCAATCCAACACGCCTTGCATATATCAAAGAAAAAATCTGTTTGGCATTTGATCGTAATCCTATTTCACTTATGCCTTTTGAGGGTTTGAAAATTCTTGATATTGGTTGTGGAGGTGGTTTGTTATGCGAGCCAATGGCACGCCTTGGAGCAACTGTAATAGGAGTTGATGCTGCTCAAACGAATATTGAAGTCGCAAAAATCCACGCAATGGAAGGTGGTCTTTCAATTGATTATCGCACTACTACTGCAGAAGCCCTTGCAAGTGCAGGTGAACAATTTGATGTAATCCTTAATATGGAGGTTGTTGAACATGTTATGAATGTTGATCTTTTTATAGAGGTTACGGCTAAAATGCTTAAGCCACAAGGACTCATATTTGTTGCAACACTAAATCGCACATGGAAAGCATGGGGGCTTGCCATTGTAGGTGCTGAATATATTTTAAAATGGCTTCCTAAAGGGACACATGACTATAAAAAATTTCTAAAACCTCAAGAACTTAAAAAATTATTGTGCACAAATTCTTTAGCTATCATTGATGAAATTGGTATTACTTATAATCCATTAACTGATAGCTGGAACCCCTCACGCGATATGGATGTTAATTATATACTTCTTGCAAAACGGCCTTAA